One part of the Lytechinus pictus isolate F3 Inbred chromosome 3, Lp3.0, whole genome shotgun sequence genome encodes these proteins:
- the LOC129255447 gene encoding uncharacterized protein LOC129255447, which translates to MFSPSKLRQHNSLPNSPCSLRSHHHHHHSSCGRGKLVEVPLWFHGLMERKVAEELLLKSPFRGHTSGKEGLFLVRQSSNRGGHFVISVCTRNHCNHYLIETIESMFYVRRDRSEDRGRDIQACDLRNLIQCYRTTPLDESGLVLKEPLLRTTPVTITTSLLPLPQPRDNHNYIPLHVEHKEYVANQDYAAPDPVMLSFCEGELLTVLQKDNKNWWFGHNDRRELGYIPAALLRSLTESQPTEKSAFLNAGYVGNEEATKTDAGIDTSSLPLTDCNSNFMSENQNKGNIHMQRIHTVPCGLTLRNCGNEDIYVSSEYITSCLENRDRWMSPELPRLGVLRCVSPRQLQRHLSEPTAWIDFSVKPERLIDVEPQDLMHFSDMSPDASPTHTFSGRRFRHKAARQNSSPARGSNISSAESSPVRRKKDSMTDYMTTRDYDPIETYLRLSECTTGPSHQKKGKIGK; encoded by the exons ATGTTTAGCCCATCCAAACTGCGACAGCATAACTCGTTGCCTAACTCTCCATGTTCTTTAagatctcatcatcatcaccaccatagtTCATGTGGGCGGGGCAAGCTAGTGGAAGTACCCCTTTGGTTTCATGGTCTAATGGAGCGTAAGGTGGCTGAGGAACTACTACTCAAGAGTCCTTTCAGAGGTCATACCAGTGGCAAAGAAGGATTGTTTTTAGTAAGACAAAGCAGTAATAGAGGAG GACATTTTGTGATATCTGTGTGTACCAGAAACCATTGCAATCATTACCTGATCGAGACCATTGAATCAATGTTCTACGTGAGGAGAGATCGGAGTGAGGACAGGGGGCGAGATATCCAGGCTTGTGATTTAAGAAACCTTATTCAGTGCTATAGAACAACTCCTCTTGATGAGTCAG GTCTGGTTCTTAAAGAACCCTTACTTCGAACAACTCCGGTTACGATCACTACATCTCTGTTGCCCTTACCTCAGCCTAGAGACAATCATAATTATATCCCTCTTCATGTAGAACACAAGGAGTATGTAGCAAACCAGGATTATGCTGCTCCTGATCCAGTTATGCTCTCATTCTGTGAAGGTGAACTCCTTACAGTTTTACAGAAAGACAACAAGAATTGGTGGTTTGGACATAATGACCGTAGGGAACTGGGTTACATCCCAGCTGCTCTGCTTAGGAGCTTGACTGAGTCACAACCTACAGAGAAAAGTGCCTTTTTGAATGCAGGGTATGTTGGCAATGAGGAAGCAACAAAGACTGATGCTGGCATAGATACATCATCCTTACCGCTCACAGACTGTAATTCAAACTTTATGAGTGAGAACCAGAACAAAGGTAACATTCATATGCAGAGGATACACACAGTGCCATGTGGCCTCACATTGCGAAACTGTGGAAATGAGGATATTTACGTTTCTAGTGAATACATCACAAGTTGCCTCGAGAACAGAGATCGATGGATGTCTCCAGAACTACCAAGACTGGGGGTCCTACGGTGTGTCTCTCCCAGGCAGTTGCAAAGACATTTATCAGAACCAACAGCATGGATTGACTTCTCTGTCAAACCTGAAAGGTTGATTGATGTAGAGCCACAAGATCTGATGCACTTCAGTGACATGTCACCAGATGCTTCACCAACGCATACATTCAGTGGTAGGCGCTTTAGACATAAAGCAGCAAGGCAAAATAGTTCACCAGCTAGGGGTTCTAACATATCATCAGCAGAATCATCACCAGTACGAAGGAAAAAAGATTCCATGACAGATTACATGACTACAAGAGACTATGATCCAATCGAAACCTATCTAAGATTATCAGAATGTACTACTGGCCCTAGTCatcagaaaaaggggaaaataggCAAATGA